A genomic segment from Leopardus geoffroyi isolate Oge1 chromosome A2, O.geoffroyi_Oge1_pat1.0, whole genome shotgun sequence encodes:
- the KEL gene encoding kell blood group glycoprotein isoform X2 — protein MHPLPDPASLPSLLLSSRGWRPEWGRTRPGGMSRAWGRGPFLRQEFPARRSPVSQVEWPQERHITAGFMVRRVLVAGLLFSLLLGSSVLLVYIFRSCGPRPCRTPECHDLQARYLASGNTSVAPCTDFFSFACGDAQGTKSSFQALAEENKRRLRNILEKPGSRHLGTGEDKAFQFYSSCVDTGAIEAEGAAPLRQVIEELGGWRISGNWTSLDFNRTLSLLMSQYGYFPFFRAYLRPHPTLPHTPVIQLSPVAPSPSSHTCPLLPPRSLLLSSISCVQIDQPEFDLPLKQEQEQKIYAQIVREYLAYLSRLGALLGGDPDKVQQHAFLSISITSQLFQFLRPLEQQQAEEKLFQLVTIDQLQEMAPAIDWLSCLQATFTPMSLRPSQLLVVHDLEYLKNMSQLVEEQLLKYRDFLQSHMILGLVGTLSPALDSKFQEARRSLIQKLRELTQRPPMPASPRWMKCVEETGAFFEPTLAALFIHEAFSPKTQSAAMELFTAIKDTLIARLRRVPWMDEKTRKEAQDRVTQLQVKMGGPEWALKPSLAREEYNDIQLGPSYLQSFLSCVRSLRARIVQNFLQSFPQHRWQVSTWGVSAYYSISDHVVVFPAGLLQPPFFHPGYPRAVNFGAAGSIMAHELLHIFSQLLLPGGCPACDTHALQGALLCLKRHYQSIPLPSGLSFNGSWTLLENAADIGGLAIALQAYSRRLLGYYGETILPNLDLSPLQLFFRSYAQVMCREPSTWEPQDPHSPPMLRVHGPLSNTQAFARHFHCPRGALMNPSKRCQLW, from the exons ATGCACCCCCTTCCTGACCcagcttctctcccttctctcctcctcagtTCAAGAGGGTGGAGACCAGAGTGGGGAAGAACCCGGCCCGGGGGAATGAGCCGGGCATGGGGAAGGGGGCCTTTCTTAAGGCAGGAG TTCCCTGCACGGCGATCTCCAGTATCTCAAGTAGAGTGGCCACAGGAACGCCACATAACGGCGGGGTTCATGGTCCGGCGGGTGCTAGTGGCTGGCCTGCTTTTCAGTCTGCTCCTTGGTTCTTCTGTGCTTTTGGTCTACATCTTCCGGAGCTGTGGCCCTA GGCCCTGCAGGACGCCCGAGTGTCATGATCTTCAGGCTCGTTACCTGGCCTCTGGGAACACCAGTGTGGCCCCCTGCACCGACTTCTTCAGCTTTGCCTGTGGAGACGCCCAAGGCACCAAGAGCTCTTTTCAGGCTCTTGCAGAGGAGAACAAGAGGAGACTTCGGAACATACTGG AAAAGCCAGGTTCCCGGCACCTGGGCACTGGAGAGGACAAAGCTTTCCAGTTCTACAGCTCCTGTGTGGACACAGGTGCCATCGAAGCCGAAGGGGCTGCCCCCCTCAGACAAGTCATTGAGGAG CTTGGAGGCTGGCGAATCTCCGGTAATTGGACTTCCTTAGACTTTAACCGAACCCTGAGCCTTCTGATGAGTCAGTATGGTTATTTCCCATTCTTCAGAGCCTACCTGCGACCTCATCCTACCCTTCCACACACGCCAGTCATTCAG CTGTCTCCTGTAGCACCTTCCCCATCCTCCCACAcctgtcctctcctccctccacgcTCCCTACTTCTCTCCAGTATCTCTTGTGTCCAGATAGACCAGCCAGAGTTTGATCTTCCCCTCAAGCAAGAGCAGGAACAGAAGATCTATGCTCAG attgTGCGGGAATACCTGGCTTATCTGAGTCGGCTGGGAGCCTTGCTAGGAGGAGACCCAGACAAGGTGCAACAACATGCCTTCCTGTCCATCTCCATTACCTCACAGCTGTTTCAGTTTCTGAGGCCCCTGGAGCAGCAGCAGGCAGAGGAGAAGCTCTTTCAGCTGGTCACTATTGACCAACTGCAG GAAATGGCCCCTGCCATCGACTGGTTGTCCTGCTTGCAAGCGACATTCACGCCAATGTCCCTGAGACCCTCCCAGCTCCTCGTAGTCCATGACCTGGAGTATTTGAAAAACATGTCTCAGCTGGTGGAAGAGCAGCTGTTGAAATACAG AGACTTTCTGCAGAGCCACATGATCTTGGGGCTGGTGGGGACCCTCTCTCCAGCCCTGGACAGTAAGTTCCAGGAGGCACGCAGATCACTGATCCAGAAACTGCGGGAGCTGACCCAACGACCACCCAtg CCCGCCAGCCCTCGATGGATGAAGTGCGTAGAGGAGACAGGAGCCTTCTTCGAGCCTACCCTGGCAGCCTTGTTTATTCATGAGGCCTTCAGTCCGAAAACCCAAAGTGCT GCCATGGAACTATTCACTGCAATCAAGGACACCCTCATCGCTCGCCTCAGGAGGGTTCCCTGGATGGATGAGAAGACCCGGAAAGAGGCCCAGGATAGG GTCACCCAACTGCAGGTGAAGATGGGGGGCCCAGAATGGGCCCTGAAGCCATCACTGGCCAGGGAGGAATACAACGAT atACAGCTTGGACCCAGCTACCTGCAGTCCTTCCTGAGCTGTGTCCGATCTCTCCGAGCTAGAATTGTCCAGAACTTCTTGCAGTCTTTCCCCCAGCACAG GTGGCAGGTGTCCACCTGGGGGGTCAGTGCTTACTATTCAATATCTGACCATGTGGTGGTCTTCCCAGCCGGACTCCTCCAACCTCCATTCTTCCACCCTGGCTACCCCAG AGCCGTGAACTTTGGCGCTGCTGGCAGCATTATGGCCCATGAGCTGCTGCACATCTTCTCCCAGCTGT TACTCCCTGGGGGCTGCCCAGCCTGTGACACCCATGCCCTACAGGGGGCGCTGCTGTGCCTGAAACGCCACTACCAATCCATTCCGTTACCCAGCGGACTCTCCTTCAATGGCTCTTGGACACTACTGGAGAATGCCGCCGACATCGGGGGGCTGGCCATTGCACTGCAG GCGTACAGCAGGAGACTGTTAGGGTACTACGGAGAGACTATCCTGCCCAACCTGGACCTCAGCCCTCTACAGCTCTTCTTCCGAAGCTATGCCCAG GTGATGTGTAGGGAGCCCAGCACCTGGGAACCCCAGGATCCTCACAGCCCTCCCATGCTTCGAGTACATGGGCCCCTCAGCAACACCCAAGCCTTTGCCAGACACTTCCACTGTCCGCGTGGTGCTCTCATGAACCCCTCCAAACGCTGCCAGCTCTGGTAA